The following DNA comes from Zingiber officinale cultivar Zhangliang unplaced genomic scaffold, Zo_v1.1 ctg134, whole genome shotgun sequence.
ttatcaCGTTAATCTTGTGCATAAAGATCTACTTTGGATGCTAACTCAGTAAAGAGTTTTATTGTTGTCGTTTTTTTACAACAGAAAGCATTTTTAGTGTCGAGTATTTGAGATCAGTTACATACAAATCTTATTGTGCAGCTGCTTGTTATTATAGAGAGGAAGGAATTAATTCATGGCTACTTCTGATATCGGGTTGTAATGGTTTATGGTTTTAGTGTTTGTGCATGCACATCACACAAGAGAAGATACGCAGCTGAAAACATTTTGCTGATTTTTTTGTCTTTTAAGGTCCTGAACAACTAATCATGATCTCTCAGTCTCAGAGTAAGACTTGTCTGTGAGATAGACTGACCCAAGTGTTCCTAACACTAATTTCACCAACTTAATTCCCTCAATGTCAAGTCTACAGCCTAAACATCAGCTAACCAGGAACCATTTATTGCAATTTGGTTTTTGCTGAAAGCTGAATTGGCATATTGATGAGTTGTGTGATTGATCAATAAACACTGTGCTCAAGTATATATAATAATGAATCtttgttttttgttttcctttctggCTCAAATATGGCCATAAAACTTTGAATTCAAAGAGGTCTGTGCTGTATTTGCATGGACAGATTTTTGTAGGCACAAAGCAGTTATTTTACAGCCACTTCAAAGTTGCTGAATGCATACTTTTGAATGAAGACTATCAGAATTGGGATTGGAATTCCTTCTCTGTGCCACAGAAGCCATGCTTGACTTTCCAGACGACTCTTTAATTGTAATATACTCTTCTTGACTTGATGCAGCTTTCTGTTAGTCAAATCTGTTGGCTACGTAGGAAAGCCCTTAGCTTGTTTCATCCAGTTCTTTAGCAATATCAAGGCCTGTGAATACAAGGTTTTTAAGAAGTAGAAGACTTCAAGCCTCTTGCAATCTTGAATTGCACCcaaaaagttatattaaaccgtTTAAATAGAATTATCTTTTGTTTGTATTTCaaagttgttaaaaaaaatatttacacatgaaaaaaaaaagaaaaaagaaaaaagaaaaatcaatattGGGATCCGATCTATGAAGGCCATGATCTTTCTATTTTCCCAATGAACTCATTGGAGAATTTATAGTATTTTAAAATGGTAAAAGGTTGCATGACATAACTTTTTGGTTTGACTCTCACAAAGAACAAAACAAATGGGCAAGATAATCAAGAAAAAGCATATAGAAACGAAAAGAAAGTAACATCCTTTTGACTTTTGTTCCCAAGTACATGACTATGAACTAGACAAATCCAAAACCAGATAGAGCAGTAGACTTAACATTTTGCAACAGCCGAACACACTTTTTGTTTATTCATTACAcaaaaattatcataaaaattaattttaatataaataacaTCTCGTTAACAAAATAGATACAAGAAACATGTATGAGTGACAGAGTATACATGGATGCAGATTGCAGAGGGAGACTTAAATGGCTATGAGCTTGCTTTGAAGTCTTCTCCATCAATGCATGCTGTGGCACTCAGAGGCCTTAAATGTTCAGAGCTGTAAAATAcacaatacatatatatataataataataaatataatggAAATTTGGAATAAAATATTTGGTGAGATTAAGAGAAAATAGAAAACTATTTTACCAGCTGCATCATGAAGTTGTACAATATTTAAAGCCAACATCTCTAAGATGTAATAAAAACACTTCAGGAAGCATTTATTGAATCGTGTTTACCTTTACATTCTAGAAATTTCATCACATTTATGCAGAAATGGTTTGAAAGGATTCATTAATGATTGATTTCTCTCAGGAGAAATCTGGGTATTTAATCACAGTTTAATGACAGACTTTATAACACTAATCATCTCTGTACTTGAATCTTTTCAATCTTAATTACACTGCATGGCATGCGCATCATAGTAAACACATGATGAAACTGtataaaagtcaatctatctagTAAACAGAGTTCTTGATGgatttaaggttttttttttcaaaaaaaaaaaatttataatctcTCTCATATTTATCTCCTTCTCCACCATGCAGTTCTCCGCAATTACACCGCTCAGCAGCCTCTTCATAAATGCAATTGCACTCTTTCAATGCAGCCAGCAATaactctcctcctctcttctccttccttcttccttcctcaAATCCTCACCATTTCTCTTCTCTTTTAACCATGATTTATTTCTTCATGAATTAATCCTCTTCTAACCAAGGTTGGATCAACTCTGCCATATAGCTTCTGCTGCTGCTGCGTCTAGCTTTTCACtgaaagaggaggaggaagaacgaCAGATATGCCGCGCGCTGCCTCCACCGCCTCAGTAGCTGGACGATGAACGCCTCCGGCAATACTGCTGGGTTCGGTTCCACTCCATCTCTCACTCAGGTTAGCATTCATGGGACAATGTTGTTGTGATTACAGTTTGAGTTCACTCGAGTAGATCTAACTCGAGCTAGATGTTTTAGGCAAGTTTGATGGACATGGGGCGAGAGTTTTCGATGCAATATCGCGATGAGCTGATGGAGAACATGATGATGAGCAGGGAGGAAATGGAGAGCAAGTCTTTGCATGATGACGGTGGCGGTGGTGGttcggaggaggaggagcaggGGCATGGCCTGCAGCAGCAGAGGCCGAGGAAGCACTACCACCGTCACACTCAACACCAGATACAAGAACTCGAGAAGTAATTAattatttctaagtttttttttttttgaatttgttgatcTCCCTTTTTGCTATTTGATTCTattatttacaaaaaaaaagaaaagaaattgatGTTAATTTGTGCTGCAGTTTCTTCAAGGAGTGTCCTCATCCTGATGACAAACAGAGAAAGGAGCTCAGTAGAGAGCTGGGGCTGGAGCCACTTCAGATCAAGTTCTGGTTCCAAAACAAGCGCACACAAATGAAGGTGATCTAAACCCCAAATCACAAATCCATTATCTCTTGATGCATGAAGATTAACTAAGGAGAATCCTTAagtgaacaagaaaaaaaaagaagcttTTAATTTTTTGGAGTTTAAGTTATGGATAATTTAAACTCCCAAGTACATGGATCAAGCTTTAGATATGAGAAGAAATAGTTTATAATTCCTAGcaaattaaacaaaaatgatGTCCAATCTTCTTTTCATTGATCTCTCTGGTTATATATATGTTGCATGCTCTACATAATTCACGATCGTAGAACCAACAAGAAAAGCACGAGAATGCTCACCTGCGATCGGAGAATGACAAGCTTCGGGCTGAGAACATGAGGTACAAGGAAGCACTCGCCAATGCCTCGTGCCCCAACTGCGGCGGCCCTGCGTCCCTCGGAGAAATGTCATTTGACGAGCACCATCTCAGAATTGAAAATTCTCGACTGCGAGAGGAGGTTGGTTAGCTCATGACTCATCACCTTCTCCGTCAACCTTAATTCAATTCATAtatagctaaactgatactgatctCGAGTTAATTACTACCCTGTCAGATTGATAGGATATCTGCCATAGCTGCCAAGTACGTGGGCAAGTCTGCAACTTCTCGGCCCTTGCTCTCTCCTCCACTCTCTGGCCGTTCGTCACTGGACCTCGGCACTGGGATCGACAATTTGTTTGGCGGGGAAGGAGAGCTACTGAAGAGCATCTCCAGCTACATGGATATTGAGAAGCCAATGCTCGTCGAGCTTGCAGTGGCTGCCATGGAGGAGTTGGTGAGGATGGCACAGCTCGGCGAGCCGCTTTGGGCAGTTGGAATCGACGGCTTTACTGAGACTCTCAATGAAGAGGAATACGCGAGGATCTTCCCCAGAGGCATCGCCCCCAAATCTCCGGGAATGAAATCAGAGGCGACTCGCGCTACCGCTGCTGTGATCATGAATCATGTAAACATGGTTGAGATGCTAATGGATGTGGTGAGAGCCGTGTTGCTCTTTTCATGATTCATTCATTTGCATTGGCACAGATGTGCTAGCTTCTCACACTGCCTCTCTATCAATCTGTGTTGTCCATGAACAGAATCAATGGTCGAATATATTCTCTGACATTGTATCAAGAGCTATCACATTGGAGGTGCTATCGACTGGAGTAGCAGGCAATTTTGATGGTGCATTACAACTGGTAAGAATTCTAAGATTCTCATAGACAAACATGGCAATGGATGCTAATTTACTTTTTCAGATCATCGAACTGTGCATGTTAATTACAGCTGTGTCTAGAAACATAACTTAAACTTTTCCAGATGTCTGCGGAATTCCAACTGCCGTCGCCTCTTGTGCCAACCCGGGAGAGCTTGTTCGCGCGCTACTGCAAGCGGCATGCTGACGGAACCTGGGCAGTGGTCGATGCCTCTTTGGAGAGCTTACGCCCTGCTTCCGTCTTGAGATGCAGGAGAAGGCCCTCTGGCTGCATCATTCAAGAAATGGCTAATGGATACTCAAAGGTAATTAATTAATGACGCCGCCCTCATAATCAGAAAAAGTAGAGTAACTTAATCGTGTACAGGTTACATGGGTTGAGCATGCTGAAGTCGATGATAGGTCTGTTCATGAAATGTATAAGCCCTTAGTCAGCTCAGGCCTAGCCTTCGGTGCTAAGAGGTGGACGGGGACGTTGGATCGACAATCCGAACGACTTGCGAGCGTAATGGCTAGCAATGTACCCTCCAGGGAGATCACTGGTGATGCCTGCCTTTTGATGATTAGTTATATGCAATGGCTTTTGTGTCGTAGACTGACAAATAAGTTTTTGCGGCATGCATTTTAGTGACGACCTCTGCAGAAGGGAGGAAGAGCATGTTAAAACTAGCCGAAAGGATCGCCAAAAGCTTTTGTGGAGGTGTGAGCGCCTCAACTGCTCACCAATGGACTACTCTCTCCGGCAGTGGCGCGGAGGATGTGAGGGTCATGACAAGAAAGAGTGTTGATGATCCTGGAAGGCCTCCTGGGATCCTTCTTAATGCTGCTAAATCCTTCTGGCTTCCTGTCATGCCCAAGACAGTCTTCGATTTCCTCCGCGATGAAAGCTCCCGCAATGTGGTACTTACTTACTTTCATTTGTCCCTCATCGCAAATAAACCAGATGAAACTCATAATGCTTTCGATTGATGCATCCACAGTGGGACATCCTTTCAAACGGTGGCGTTGTTCAGGAAATGGCTCACATAGTCAACGGGCGAGATCACGGCAACTGTGTCTCTCTTCTCCGCGTCAACGTGAGCGAGCAATGTTATCCTTTCATCGACTGATCACTTCTAATCTCGTGATGTTGATCGCAGAGCGTGAATTCAAATCAGAGCAACATGCTGATACTGCAAGAGAGCTGCACCGATGCAGTTGTCTCCTACGTGATCTATGCCCCGGTGGATGTCGTGGCTATGAATGTGGTGTTTAATGGTGGAGATCCTGACTATGTCGCACTGTTGCCCTCTGGCTTTGTCATCCTACCAGATGGGCCTTCTTCCATTCAAGGCACTGCTGCCGCAGCACCACCACATGAAGCTGGCTCCCTTGTCACTGTCGCATTTGAAATCCTGGTCGATTCAGTCCCAACAGCCAAGATATCGCTCGGCTCTGTCGCCACAGTTAACAGCCTTATCGCGTGCACCGTCGAACGAATCAAAGCCGCGTTGATCGGTGAAAGTGTACAGTGAGCCAGGAACTTGGTTGGTCTGGTAACATCACATCTGTGTTCTTTTACTTTGCAGACAGTTTACTAGTTACTAAACCTCACAATTATATTTCCTCATCTTTACGGTGCAGCAGAGACAAAGGGCGAAGACAATGTTTCATGGGAGGCATCAAAATCAAGTCTTGTTTTTGACATCAAACTGAATTCCTTCTATGTTTTGGGTTTGTACTCAAGTGTGTTGGAGAAATGGAGCAACCAACGCAAATGTCTATCTTGTCAAGATAAATTAACTTGTGATTTTAAGTACCTTATTTTATTGGTCAGTGTATGGACATAACGACTTTGTTTATTGCCTGTTTAATGCGTCATGCTATGAAATTAAGAAGTTTTTCGTAGGGTTTATCATTTGATTTTTCATGTGATATATTTATACTGGAAAAAATATTGTGGAATCaaagattaatttttatttaatctatatttatttgaaaaaaatgtaatcattaaaatatgcatatttttgaatttttatttttatttcatctCTATTATTATCATGGGCGTGCTCAGGGGCTCGGCCTGAGCCTGTTCCGGACAGTGTGTGCACCGTCGAGGCGGCATTGATCGGTGAAAATATTTTGGTATTAAAAtatagtttttttatttaatctCTATTTATTTGAAATAACTGTAATCGTGTAAATATTTATAATTCGATTTTTTTTAGAAACGAATAATCTTATAAAATTAAAACTGAAATAATCCGTTTTGGAATTTGCTGGGCGGTATATTAAGTCTGATCGAGTTAGGTTTTCTGTCGTCGCCTAATTTTTGTTCGTCCGCTTCCTTTCCTTATTCGAGAGCGCCGCGCACAGCTCGTCCCGCCTCCCTTCCGTCTCAGGCGAACCGAAGGATCGGCTGCTCTTCCGCTGGATGACGTCTGCCGTGGAACGGAGGGAGCGTAGGCGACTGGTCTCGTCTGACAGATCTACTCCTCCTCCTGTTAGAGTTCGCCATTCCCCTCATCGGAAGGCCTCCTCTAGGAGAGATGTTTCACCTGGTTACCCGAAGAGTTCCCGGATGTCTAGGTCGCCGTCTCCGCGAACCAAACGCTTACGGAGAGCTCAAGCAGAGAGGGACACCACCCATAGGGTACCAGATAGAGAGCTTGAGAGAAGTTCTGGCCGGGAAGATATCGACAAGGGGAGGtacaaagaaagaaaattattGAAGGAGAAGAATGACGGTTCACGGTCCCCCGAAGGACGAAGCTATAGAGAAAGACACCGTTCACGTTCCCCTGCTAGGGTTTCCACAGCTGGAGTCAGTAATGAGGTGTCTGGTGATATCTGCCCCTTATTTATATTTCTGTTTTATCATTTGATTTAAAGTGTCATATTTATATGTTTGTAGCTATGAATTTATGCTAGCCTTATACTGAACATCATGCATGATGCTGCAGGGTTGATTGGACCAATGCAGTATGTCTGCGtttataattcttattaaatacaATTATAGGTTGAGTCCTCATTAAATCTTaatataaactttattttagTCTCTTGTGATTAATATTTTTAAGGTCTTGAGCATATTGAACATTAGCAGTGTTATAGGTTGCTTCAATTCTTTaattgtattttatttatttgatatttttgacatttaaattaatttgaaggtttcattttactattgctttttcATTTGCTTACCTCTCTTTTATGCTTTACCTATATGTTATATTACCTGATGTTATTTATCCGCAGCATAGTATATTGTTAGTCTTTATAGCATGCTATCTTATCTATACTGCtccatttatttataaattcttaGCCAGTTTATCTTTTGTTTCAGGTCGAGAGGAAGACTAGTCCGACTGAATATTCCAGGTTTGTGTGTATTCCATCAAATAAGATGCCCTCTATAATTTTGTATCTCTTAACTTATAAGATTTCTGTTTGCTAGATATTTTAACTTGGTTTGTGGATTATAAATCCAAACAGATATTGTTTATTACATTATGTTTGTGATAAAATTGTTCTTGTAATTTATCTTGGAAAATTTTTTTCATGCAGGAACAATGAAGATGATTCTCTTGCAAAGATGAAGGAAGCTGAGAAGGCACTGGAAGCAAAAGAAAAGGTTTGCATTGTCATATATCATCTTGCGTTTTTTATATTGTGCATTATGTATAATCATATATCTTGGTATACACTAGTGATCAATTGATAGTCAAATTACTTGGAACTTGAAAGACATGCTGTAACATTGAGACTTGTAACATGGAAGTTATTTTTCTTGTAAACTTCCTCTTTATGCATGGAATAATCTCATCTGATTTTCATTGATTTTAACCTTTCTGGTTTCTGATAAATTGTTCCTTCTCTCCATATCTGTTAAATGATCATATGCTAAAGTCTTACTTACAATGATTTCACTCCATGTCCTTGACTAATAAGAAACCATTTAGCACTTATGACTGCTCGCGTATCCACCCATCATGTCCTTGACCATGATGCAAGTTAGCTAGGCTTATTTTGTACATCCAATTCATTTTTCCATGTTTTAGATTTACTTTTTATGATGTGTTCAAGAGCTTTTGTAAAATTttcaccttttttttttcttgcagcAAAAACCATCATTTGAGCTGTCTGGGAAGCTTGCTGAGGAGACTAATAAAGTTAGAGGTGATTGTTTAGCCATTACAATTCTTCTGAGACTATTGAACATCTATAAATATATTCATTTTTGGTATTTCCTAGAAACAAAAACAATCTTTCATTCACCTTCATTTCTGATATACATTTGCTTACATAGGTTAACTTTTTCTCTGGTATAATTCTCAGTTTTGGCTTGTTTTGTTTATTTAGGTGTTACTTTATTATTTAATGAACCTGCTGATGCTCGCAAGCCTGATATCAGATGGCGATTATATGTTTTCAAGGCTGGAGAAATGCTCAATGGTAAGTTTGCATCTCATCCAAATGAATCATAAACTTATTAGTAATCACGCATAAATAATGGTATGCTTCTTTCCAATGGAGAACATATTGTCTAGTTTTATTGGTTCATCGTCAGTCTTAAGAACATATCTTAATACTCTGAAGTTTCCAGAACCTGGCATGCATCATGACAAGAATTTTTTACTCATATCCTGGTGTTTCTTTGCCTCAAACTGTATTAGGTTCTCAAGAAAGCTATTGATGAAACACAAACTCTTGGATTTAATTAGGTCATTTGCTGCTGTCTTAAGAATTTGCAGTAGTTACTACATCATGATCTCCGGGGTGTTTTTTCACATATTAGGAGGTACCCACATAGTAGTAGTTTGGCAGAAATTATCCACAACCATGAAGATGATAAATACGAGAGAAGCAAATACTGCATTGCCAAAATATGCattttatacttttttttttccaattaataAAACAAACTTAAAGTGTAACT
Coding sequences within:
- the LOC122036214 gene encoding homeobox-leucine zipper protein ROC2-like → MNASGNTAGFGSTPSLTQASLMDMGREFSMQYRDELMENMMMSREEMESKSLHDDGGGGGSEEEEQGHGLQQQRPRKHYHRHTQHQIQELENFFKECPHPDDKQRKELSRELGLEPLQIKFWFQNKRTQMKNQQEKHENAHLRSENDKLRAENMRYKEALANASCPNCGGPASLGEMSFDEHHLRIENSRLREEIDRISAIAAKYVGKSATSRPLLSPPLSGRSSLDLGTGIDNLFGGEGELLKSISSYMDIEKPMLVELAVAAMEELVRMAQLGEPLWAVGIDGFTETLNEEEYARIFPRGIAPKSPGMKSEATRATAAVIMNHVNMVEMLMDVNQWSNIFSDIVSRAITLEVLSTGVAGNFDGALQLMSAEFQLPSPLVPTRESLFARYCKRHADGTWAVVDASLESLRPASVLRCRRRPSGCIIQEMANGYSKVTWVEHAEVDDRSVHEMYKPLVSSGLAFGAKRWTGTLDRQSERLASVMASNVPSREITVTTSAEGRKSMLKLAERIAKSFCGGVSASTAHQWTTLSGSGAEDVRVMTRKSVDDPGRPPGILLNAAKSFWLPVMPKTVFDFLRDESSRNVWDILSNGGVVQEMAHIVNGRDHGNCVSLLRVNSVNSNQSNMLILQESCTDAVVSYVIYAPVDVVAMNVVFNGGDPDYVALLPSGFVILPDGPSSIQGTAAAAPPHEAGSLVTVAFEILVDSVPTAKISLGSVATVNSLIACTVERIKAALIGESVQ
- the LOC122036158 gene encoding FHA domain-containing protein DDL-like; this translates as MTSAVERRERRRLVSSDRSTPPPVRVRHSPHRKASSRRDVSPGYPKSSRMSRSPSPRTKRLRRAQAERDTTHRVPDRELERSSGREDIDKGRYKERKLLKEKNDGSRSPEGRSYRERHRSRSPARVSTAGVSNEVERKTSPTEYSRNNEDDSLAKMKEAEKALEAKEKQKPSFELSGKLAEETNKVRGVTLLFNEPADARKPDIRWRLYVFKAGEMLNEPLYVHRQTCYLFGRERRVADIPTDHPSCSKQHAVIQYRLVEKEQPDGLMSKQVRPYLMDLGSTNGTFVNDNRIEPQRYYELFEKDTIKFGNSSREYVLLHENSTT